In Arthrobacter sp. B3I4, the following proteins share a genomic window:
- a CDS encoding D-alanyl-D-alanine carboxypeptidase family protein, translating to MFARVVAATASTAALAALAACSPGVQPPPSPSGTAVPTGPASSSASGFDSPPATPGPSATPTLAPTPTGTANPAPAAPMPSSPAASAPGRKYSLTDPASPWVVVNKHRPLSPATYVPGDLVQPAVRLATSGEATLLNSTTAAAAERMFADAAAAGVVLTLASGYRSYATQAATYNNFVASEGRAAADTASARPGYSEHQTGWSFDIGDGGGVCSFQPCFAQQPAAAWAQANAHRFGFVVRYPWMFHEITGYYYEPWHLRYIGVDAATDMRARAVVTVEEYFGLEPAPSYL from the coding sequence ATGTTCGCACGGGTCGTCGCAGCAACGGCCAGCACCGCAGCGTTGGCGGCTCTGGCCGCCTGCAGCCCCGGGGTCCAGCCGCCGCCGTCGCCGTCCGGCACAGCCGTGCCAACTGGTCCGGCCTCCTCGTCCGCCTCAGGTTTCGACTCCCCGCCGGCGACGCCAGGCCCCTCGGCGACGCCGACCCTGGCCCCAACACCCACCGGCACCGCCAACCCAGCCCCAGCTGCTCCGATGCCGAGCTCCCCGGCAGCCTCCGCGCCCGGGAGGAAATACTCCCTGACCGATCCGGCAAGCCCGTGGGTAGTGGTGAACAAGCATCGCCCGCTTTCCCCCGCGACCTATGTGCCGGGCGATCTCGTGCAGCCCGCCGTCCGGCTCGCGACCTCCGGCGAGGCAACGTTGCTCAACAGCACGACGGCGGCAGCGGCGGAGCGGATGTTCGCCGACGCAGCGGCGGCCGGCGTCGTCTTGACCCTGGCCAGCGGCTACCGTTCCTACGCCACCCAGGCCGCGACGTACAACAATTTTGTGGCCTCCGAGGGTCGCGCCGCAGCCGACACTGCTTCAGCGCGTCCGGGATATTCGGAGCATCAAACCGGCTGGTCATTCGACATCGGTGACGGCGGCGGCGTCTGCAGCTTCCAGCCCTGCTTCGCCCAGCAGCCTGCGGCGGCCTGGGCGCAAGCCAATGCACACCGCTTCGGGTTTGTGGTCCGCTATCCCTGGATGTTCCACGAGATCACCGGTTACTACTACGAACCTTGGCATCTTCGTTACATCGGGGTGGACGCTGCCACGGACATGCGGGCCAGGGCGGTCGTCACCGTCGAGGAGTACTTCGGTCTGGAACCGGCCCCCAGCTACCTCTGA
- the coaA gene encoding type I pantothenate kinase: MTSQRNDANGEGVSPFVELDRQTWSRLAAQMEQPLNEEDVLRLRGLGDPLDMKEVREVYLPLSRLLHLYVEAANQLHAATTTFLGEKTQRTPFVIGVAGSVAVGKSTIARVLREMLRRWPGTPNVELITTDGFLYPLAELKRRQLLERKGFPESYDRRALLRFVSEVKGGAEEVRAPWYSHVTYDIVPGKEVVVRRPDVLIVEGLNVLAPARPRHDGRQGLALSDFFDFSIYVDAKTSYIEEWYVDRFRKLRTTAFAQPESYFHRYATLSDTEAEETARGIWKRINEPNLEENVLPTRGRAQLVLTKDANHSIRRMLLRKV, encoded by the coding sequence GTGACTTCGCAACGCAATGATGCGAACGGCGAGGGCGTCTCCCCGTTCGTTGAGCTGGACCGGCAAACGTGGTCCCGGCTCGCTGCCCAAATGGAGCAGCCCCTCAATGAAGAGGACGTGCTCCGGCTCCGCGGCCTGGGTGATCCGCTCGACATGAAAGAGGTGCGGGAGGTATATCTGCCGCTCTCCCGGCTGCTGCACCTTTACGTCGAGGCCGCGAACCAGCTCCACGCGGCGACCACCACGTTCCTCGGCGAGAAAACGCAGCGCACGCCGTTTGTGATCGGCGTCGCGGGCTCCGTCGCCGTCGGCAAGTCGACCATCGCCCGCGTACTCCGCGAGATGCTGCGGCGCTGGCCCGGCACGCCGAACGTGGAGCTCATCACCACCGACGGCTTTCTGTACCCGCTCGCCGAGCTGAAGCGCCGGCAACTCCTGGAACGCAAGGGCTTCCCGGAATCCTACGACCGCCGCGCGCTGCTCCGCTTTGTGAGCGAAGTCAAAGGCGGCGCGGAGGAAGTGCGCGCGCCCTGGTACTCGCACGTCACCTACGACATCGTTCCGGGCAAGGAAGTGGTGGTCCGCCGTCCCGACGTGCTGATCGTCGAGGGGCTCAACGTCCTGGCCCCGGCCCGCCCGCGGCACGACGGCCGCCAGGGACTCGCACTGAGCGACTTCTTCGACTTTTCGATTTACGTTGATGCCAAGACGTCGTACATCGAGGAGTGGTATGTGGACCGCTTCCGCAAGCTGAGGACCACGGCCTTCGCGCAACCGGAGTCGTACTTCCACCGCTACGCGACGCTCTCCGATACCGAGGCTGAAGAGACAGCCCGCGGCATCTGGAAGCGCATCAACGAGCCGAACCTGGAAGAAAACGTCCTTCCCACCCGGGGCAGGGCGCAACTCGTGTTGACCAAGGACGCCAACCACTCCATCCGGCGCATGCTCCTGCGCAAGGTTTAA